From a single Onychomys torridus chromosome 9, mOncTor1.1, whole genome shotgun sequence genomic region:
- the Defb136 gene encoding beta-defensin 136, translating into MRLHLSGLLLYLVISLPAGNCTVGHRGIEFRTCTSVQGLCFFGCRPGWTWIAFCHNIMSCCKEEKLFAPPQSKVR; encoded by the exons ATGCGCCTGCATCTTTCTGGCTTACTGCTCTACCTGGTGATCTCATTGCCTGCAG GTAACTGTACGGTCGGGCATAGAGGTATAGAGTTTCGAACATGTACTTCAGTCCAAGgcctttgtttctttggttgtaGGCCAGGATGGACATGGATAGCTTTCTGTCACAACATAATGTCCTGTTGTAAAGAGGAAAAACTATTTGCACCTCCTCAAAGCAAAGTTAGATGA